The following coding sequences lie in one Saimiri boliviensis isolate mSaiBol1 chromosome 6, mSaiBol1.pri, whole genome shotgun sequence genomic window:
- the PRG3 gene encoding proteoglycan 3 isoform X2 yields the protein MKCLLLLPVLLLGTVSALHLENDVPHLESLETEAYLGQDLDSSGEQETELVLTKEVIQAEGEEVKVSTCQDAFEEEEAMESDSAALDKDFQCPREEDTVEVQGSPRCKTCRFLLVRTPTTFSRAENVCKRCYGGHLVSIHNFNFNYRIQRYTSSANQGQVWIGGILRGWFLWKRFCWTDGSHWNFAYWSPGQPKLGIGCCVALCTKGGYWRRALCKKQLPFVCSF from the exons ATGAAATGCCTCCTGCTCCTGCCCGTTCTCCTGCTGGGAACAGTTTCTGCTCTTCATCTGG AGAATGATGTCCCCCATCTGGAGAGCCTAGAGACAGAGGCATACCTAGGCCAGGATCTGGATAGTTCGGGGGAACAGGAGACAGAGTTGGTTTTGACCAAGGAGGTGAttcaggcagagggagaggaggtCAAGGTTTCTACCTGCCAAGATGCCtttgaggaggaggaagccaTGGAGTCGGACTCAGCTGCCTTAGACAAGGACTTTCAGTGCCCCAGGGAAGAAGACACAGTTGAAGTGCAGGGAAGTCCAAGGTGCAAGACCTGCCGCTTCCTGTTGGTGCGGACTCCTACAACGTTTTCAAGAGCTGAG AACGTCTGCAAGAGATGCTACGGAGGCCACCTTGTCTCCATCCACAACTTCAACTTCAACTATCGCATTCAGCGCTATACTAGCTCAGCCAACCAGGGCCAGGTCTGGATTGGAGGCATTCTCAGGGGCTGG TTCCTGTGGAAGCGGTTTTGCTGGACTGATGGGAGCCACTGGAATTTTGCATACTGGTCCCCAGGGCAACCTAAGCTCGGGATTGGCTGCTGTGTGGCCCTCTGTACCAAAG GAGGTTATTGGCGACGAGCTCTATGCAAGAAGCAACTGCCCTTCGTCTGCTCCTTCTAA
- the PRG3 gene encoding proteoglycan 3 isoform X1, which produces MKCLLLLPVLLLGTVSALHLGYLFFPENDVPHLESLETEAYLGQDLDSSGEQETELVLTKEVIQAEGEEVKVSTCQDAFEEEEAMESDSAALDKDFQCPREEDTVEVQGSPRCKTCRFLLVRTPTTFSRAENVCKRCYGGHLVSIHNFNFNYRIQRYTSSANQGQVWIGGILRGWFLWKRFCWTDGSHWNFAYWSPGQPKLGIGCCVALCTKGGYWRRALCKKQLPFVCSF; this is translated from the exons ATGAAATGCCTCCTGCTCCTGCCCGTTCTCCTGCTGGGAACAGTTTCTGCTCTTCATCTGG GTTACCTCTTCTTCCCAGAGAATGATGTCCCCCATCTGGAGAGCCTAGAGACAGAGGCATACCTAGGCCAGGATCTGGATAGTTCGGGGGAACAGGAGACAGAGTTGGTTTTGACCAAGGAGGTGAttcaggcagagggagaggaggtCAAGGTTTCTACCTGCCAAGATGCCtttgaggaggaggaagccaTGGAGTCGGACTCAGCTGCCTTAGACAAGGACTTTCAGTGCCCCAGGGAAGAAGACACAGTTGAAGTGCAGGGAAGTCCAAGGTGCAAGACCTGCCGCTTCCTGTTGGTGCGGACTCCTACAACGTTTTCAAGAGCTGAG AACGTCTGCAAGAGATGCTACGGAGGCCACCTTGTCTCCATCCACAACTTCAACTTCAACTATCGCATTCAGCGCTATACTAGCTCAGCCAACCAGGGCCAGGTCTGGATTGGAGGCATTCTCAGGGGCTGG TTCCTGTGGAAGCGGTTTTGCTGGACTGATGGGAGCCACTGGAATTTTGCATACTGGTCCCCAGGGCAACCTAAGCTCGGGATTGGCTGCTGTGTGGCCCTCTGTACCAAAG GAGGTTATTGGCGACGAGCTCTATGCAAGAAGCAACTGCCCTTCGTCTGCTCCTTCTAA